A genomic region of Janthinobacterium lividum contains the following coding sequences:
- a CDS encoding alpha/beta fold hydrolase — protein MHNTCHRVGHGPHAVIVLHGWFGDANAFSPIEAGLDGGAFSYVFMDNRGYGGMRGAEGEYSMEEVARDALALADALGFATFSVVGHSMGGMALERLALLAPLRLRKLVALAPVPCCGVAFDAAARATFLAAADSVAARRAIIDRSTGGRLPATWLDWKAQYSWESSDPAAFAAYFLAWSETDFSEEIKAARVELPLLALVGEHDPRFDAALMRRTYLSWYPQARLEVLGNAGHYPMNETPLALAASIEAFLKEKN, from the coding sequence ATGCACAATACCTGTCATCGCGTGGGCCATGGCCCGCACGCCGTCATCGTCCTGCACGGCTGGTTTGGCGACGCCAACGCTTTTTCCCCGATAGAAGCGGGTCTCGACGGCGGCGCTTTCAGCTATGTCTTCATGGACAATCGCGGCTATGGCGGCATGCGTGGCGCAGAGGGTGAGTATTCGATGGAAGAGGTCGCCCGCGACGCGCTGGCGCTGGCCGATGCGCTCGGCTTTGCCACCTTCAGCGTGGTAGGCCACTCCATGGGGGGCATGGCGCTGGAACGGCTGGCCTTGCTAGCCCCCTTGCGCCTGCGCAAACTGGTGGCCCTGGCGCCCGTGCCCTGCTGCGGCGTGGCCTTCGATGCGGCCGCCCGCGCGACGTTTCTCGCGGCCGCCGATAGCGTGGCGGCGCGGCGCGCCATCATCGACCGCAGCACGGGCGGGCGCTTGCCAGCCACCTGGCTGGACTGGAAGGCACAGTATTCGTGGGAAAGTTCGGATCCAGCCGCGTTTGCCGCGTATTTCCTCGCGTGGAGCGAGACGGATTTCAGTGAAGAAATCAAGGCGGCGCGCGTGGAATTGCCATTGCTGGCGCTGGTGGGGGAGCATGACCCCCGTTTCGATGCGGCCCTGATGCGCCGCACGTATCTGTCGTGGTACCCGCAAGCCCGGCTGGAGGTGCTGGGCAATGCGGGACACTATCCGATGAATGAAACACCGCTGGCCCTGGCGGCCAGCATCGAGGCGTTTTTGAAGGAAAAAAACTAG